The Lytechinus pictus isolate F3 Inbred chromosome 15, Lp3.0, whole genome shotgun sequence genome contains a region encoding:
- the LOC129277209 gene encoding carbohydrate sulfotransferase 9-like yields MRGIFIRRRNFILFIVLAAASTYVIITNKIRTDERRHDGVLGTRNMLSQLSNKLFLKNYCPSKQQTSGLTQTLRRHTQRHACSSLGFYDDETHQLGNILGNISYLRNIYVSERYRIYLCLIPKAGSNNWVRALLTLEGVINSTNTMSPREISWAAKKHLRVLGQFRPNERIRILRNYTSVIFVRNPYTHLLSAFRDRLETYPNRNPTHRRIHNPKIHRKFGNHSPAEMPDPSTPGERYNVTFKEFVDYYLSGITDVHWREQYKVCPPCLDYDYIGKMESFSEDFDQAVKIFNASSKVSLITAAHATNSSKDAILRKYYETLSDLQMEQLGVLLSSDLSLFGYSIPGVIQRNKV; encoded by the exons ATGCGGGGAATTTTCATACGAAGAAGAAATTTTATACTGTTCATTGTGTTAGCAGCTGCTTCCACATATGTGATTATTACCAACAAGATTCGAACAGACGAACGACGACACG ATGGTGTTTTGGGAACAAGAAACATGCTTTCACAGTTGTCCAACAAACTATTTCTGAAGAATTACTGCCCATCAAAGCAG CAAACTTCTGGACTAACACAGACTTTGCGTCGACACACACAACGTCATGCGTGTTCTTCGCTCGGATTCTATGATGACGAAACCCATCAACTTGGTAACATACTTGGCAATATAAGCTATCTTCGAAACATCTATGTCTCTGAAAGATACCGAATATATCTCTGTCTTATCCCGAAAGCTGGCAGCAACAACTGGGTTAGAGCTCTCTTGACGCTAGAGGGCGtgatcaactcaacgaataccATGAGTCCGCGAGAGATTTCATGGGCTGCCAAAAAGCACCTCCGCGTTCTCGGGCAGTTTCGCCCGAACGAGCGGATTCGTATATTACGCAATTACACGTCCGTCATATTCGTACGCAACCCGTATACCCATCTTTTATCCGCATTCCGCGACAGACTCGAGACCTACCCGAATCGGAATCCGACTCATCGAAGAATTCACAACCCGAAGATCCACCGGAAGTTTGGGAACCACTCTCCGGCTGAGATGCCCGATCCGTCCACACCGGGAGAGAGATACAACGTCACATTCAAGGAATTCGTGGACTATTATCTCAGTGGAATTACAGATGTCCATTGGCGTGAGCAATATAAAGTTTGCCCTCCGTGTCTGGATTATGATTACATCGGCAAAATGGAATCATTCTCAGAGGATTTTGATCAGGCCGTAAAGATATTCAATGCTTCTTCAAAGGTATCACTTATTACAGCTGCACATGCGACAAATAGTTCAAAGGACGCCATCTTAAGAAAGTATTACGAAACACTTTCGGATCTTCAAATGGAACAGCTCGGAGTGCTGTTAAGTTCGGATTTGTCGCTGTTCGGTTACTCGATACCAGGAGTAATTCAAAGAAACAAAGTTTAA
- the LOC129277206 gene encoding histamine N-methyltransferase B-like: MKSILTDPDYYTKMFQAYAKKSNKFSHLLKWAEEVFPKMVLEKLRESFSAETQINMLGIGTGSGEMDRKLAASINTHFKSVRNVVVEPAKRQLEIYRSALEETKSEFSGIDFDMRQMVFGKYREQEGDCPPKYHFISAIQSIYYIDDINDTLRYLYGCLEDGGIMLITTLSDMGGFRQVWSSFPQIQDVVGPYPGTNDIRKHLSDLNIPFEENLQKSQADITSCFQEGSKEGQLIIDFLSHIIDLRGTASSALYREVVEKLGSDQCSERKDDGTVLLNNDWDAFVVYKQAHI, translated from the exons ATGAAGTCTATTCTAACTGACCCGGACTATTACACCAAGATGTTCCAGGCCTATGCAAAGAAGAGCAACAAGTTTTCGCACTTGCTTAAGTGGGCCGAGGAAGTATTCCCCAAAATGGTTTTGGAGAAATTGAGGGAGAGCTTCTCGGCAGAAACACAAATTAACATGCTCGGAATCGGGACCGGATCGG GGGAGATGGACCGGAAACTGGCAGCAAGCATCAATACCCATTTCAAGTCTGTCCGAAACGTAGTGGTGGAGCCCGCGAAAAGACAGCTTGAGATCTACCGCTCTGCCCTAGAGGAGACCAAGTCCGAATTCAGTGGCATCGATTTTGACATGCGTCAAATGGTCTTTGGCAAATATCGTGAACAAGAGGGCGATTGCCCGCCCAAATACCACTTCATCAGCGCGATCCAATCCATTTACTACATTGACGACATTAATGATACTCTGCGATATCTCTACGGCTGCTTGGAGGATGGTGGAATTATGCTGATAACCACTCTCTCTG ATATGGGAGGTTTCAGACAGGTATGGAGCAGCTTCCCCCAAATACAGGACGTCGTCGGACCCTATCCGGGCACCAACGATATCCGAAAACACCTCTCAGATCTCAACATCCCTTTCGAGGAAAATCTCCAGAAATCGCAAGCGGACATCACCAGCTGTTTCCAAGAGGGGTCAAAGGAAGGACAACtcatcatcgactttctcagTCATATCATTGATCTCCGTGGGACAGCGTCCTCTGCGCTCTATCGGGAGGTAGTTGAAAAGCTAGGTTCGGACCAGTGCTCCGAGAGAAAAGATGACGGGACGGTCCTTCTCAATAACGACTGGGACGCATTCGTGGTGTACAAGCAAGCCCATATTTAA